A region of Homo sapiens chromosome 17, GRCh38.p14 Primary Assembly DNA encodes the following proteins:
- the EVPLL gene encoding envoplakin-like protein isoform X2, with product MQASADQVERDILETQKRLQQDRLNSEQSQALQHQQETGSSLKEAEVLLKDLFLDVDKARRLKHPQAEETEKDIEQLHERVTQECAEYCALYEKMVLPPRRGIQGRLGTRAGAETEAGLRRPVWAGHGGAGGTDRGAQHRAEGDQRPRRAAAEPGCRHHPEPIPRPTEGGVVARAEPGQPVHALQGCTWQLSALAEQQRRILQQDWSDLMADPAGVRREYEHFKQHELLSQEQSVNQLEEDGKRMVELRHPAVGPIQAHQEALKMEWQNFLNLCICQETQLQHVEDYSRILCPSSSPH from the exons ATGCAAGCCAGCGCCGACCAGGTGGAGCGGGACATCCTGGAGACGCAGAAGAGGCTGCAGCAG GACCGGCTGAACAGTGAGCAGAGCCAGGCCCTGCAGCACCAGCAGGAGACGGGCAGCAGCCTGAAGGAGGCCGAGGTGCTGCTCAAGGACCTCTTCCTGGACGTGGACAAGGCCCGGCGGCTCAAGCACCCGCAGGCtgaggagactgagaagga CATCGAGCAGCTGCACGAGCGGGTGACCCAGGAGTGTGCGGAGTACTGTGCCCTGTACGAGAAGATGGTGCTGCCGCCCCGACGTGGGATCCAAGGTCGACTGGGCACACGTGCTGGAGCAGAAACAG AAGCTGGTCTGCGCAGGCCAGTATGGGCCGGGCATGGCGGAGCTGGAGGAACAGATCGCGGAGCTCAACATCGTGCAGAAGGAGATCAACGACCAAGGAGAGCAGCTGCGGAGCCTG GATGCCGCCACCATCCGGAGCCAATACCGAGACCTACTG AGGGCGGCGTCGTGGCGCGGGCAGAGCCTGGGCAGCCTGTACACGCACTGCAGGGCTGCACGTGGCAGCTGAGCGCCCTGGCGGAGCAGCAGCGCCGCATCCTGCAGCAGGACTGGAGCGACCTCATGGCCGACCCTGCGGGCGTGCGGCGGGAATACGAG CACTTCAAGCAGCACGAGCTGCTGAGCCAGGAGCAGAGCGTAAACCAGCTGGAGGAGGACGGCAAGCGCATGGTGGAGCTGCGGCACCCCGCGGTGGGGCCCATCCAG GCCCACCAGGAGGCCCTGAAGATGGAGTGGCAGAACTTCCTGAACCTGTGCATCTGCCAGGAGACCCAGCTCCAGCACGTGGAGGACTACAGCCGG aTTCTGTGTCCATCTTCCTCTCCTCATTGA
- the EVPLL gene encoding envoplakin-like protein isoform X6, which produces MVLPPRRGIQGRLGTRAGAETEAGLRRPVWAGHGGAGGTDRGAQHRAEGDQRPRRAAAEPGGAGCRHHPEPIPRPTEGGVVARAEPGQPVHALQGCTWQLSALAEQQRRILQQDWSDLMADPAGVRREYEHFKQHELLSQEQSVNQLEEDGKRMVELRHPAVGPIQAHQEALKMEWQNFLNLCICQETQLQHVEDYSRILCPSSSPH; this is translated from the exons ATGGTGCTGCCGCCCCGACGTGGGATCCAAGGTCGACTGGGCACACGTGCTGGAGCAGAAACAG AAGCTGGTCTGCGCAGGCCAGTATGGGCCGGGCATGGCGGAGCTGGAGGAACAGATCGCGGAGCTCAACATCGTGCAGAAGGAGATCAACGACCAAGGAGAGCAGCTGCGGAGCCTGGTGGGGCCG GATGCCGCCACCATCCGGAGCCAATACCGAGACCTACTG AGGGCGGCGTCGTGGCGCGGGCAGAGCCTGGGCAGCCTGTACACGCACTGCAGGGCTGCACGTGGCAGCTGAGCGCCCTGGCGGAGCAGCAGCGCCGCATCCTGCAGCAGGACTGGAGCGACCTCATGGCCGACCCTGCGGGCGTGCGGCGGGAATACGAG CACTTCAAGCAGCACGAGCTGCTGAGCCAGGAGCAGAGCGTAAACCAGCTGGAGGAGGACGGCAAGCGCATGGTGGAGCTGCGGCACCCCGCGGTGGGGCCCATCCAG GCCCACCAGGAGGCCCTGAAGATGGAGTGGCAGAACTTCCTGAACCTGTGCATCTGCCAGGAGACCCAGCTCCAGCACGTGGAGGACTACAGCCGG aTTCTGTGTCCATCTTCCTCTCCTCATTGA
- the EVPLL gene encoding envoplakin-like protein isoform X7, whose amino-acid sequence MQASADQVERDILETQKRLQQDRLNSEQSQALQHQQETGSSLKEAEVLLKDLFLDVDKARRLKHPQAEETEKDIEQLHERVTQECAEYCALYEKMVLPPRRGIQGRLGTRAGAETEAGLRRPVWAGHGGAGGTDRGAQHRAEGDQRPRRAAAEPGGAGGMPPPSGANTETY is encoded by the exons ATGCAAGCCAGCGCCGACCAGGTGGAGCGGGACATCCTGGAGACGCAGAAGAGGCTGCAGCAG GACCGGCTGAACAGTGAGCAGAGCCAGGCCCTGCAGCACCAGCAGGAGACGGGCAGCAGCCTGAAGGAGGCCGAGGTGCTGCTCAAGGACCTCTTCCTGGACGTGGACAAGGCCCGGCGGCTCAAGCACCCGCAGGCtgaggagactgagaagga CATCGAGCAGCTGCACGAGCGGGTGACCCAGGAGTGTGCGGAGTACTGTGCCCTGTACGAGAAGATGGTGCTGCCGCCCCGACGTGGGATCCAAGGTCGACTGGGCACACGTGCTGGAGCAGAAACAG AAGCTGGTCTGCGCAGGCCAGTATGGGCCGGGCATGGCGGAGCTGGAGGAACAGATCGCGGAGCTCAACATCGTGCAGAAGGAGATCAACGACCAAGGAGAGCAGCTGCGGAGCCTGGTGGGGCCGGTGG GATGCCGCCACCATCCGGAGCCAATACCGAGACCTACTG A
- the EVPLL gene encoding envoplakin-like protein isoform X5, which translates to MKGISGGVRVAALAARAEREELPVPAMEPQPTAWGSPHPEAVLQLEVAPESSGPCTDTAKDQQSDKLPDLMPPAVATGLSPGAESIAGDRRGREEVASMAPASSSHAAPSPGHGASLGVRDQGVQSELLYLTKERPLLFTRATALLPQDLFILPVLGLSICKLEVLRAGKGGCEEGFGQLLLLSEVASSSRHGGLSTTGLLGYLPLICSLVRALLNRQARGAGTR; encoded by the exons ATGAAGGGGATTTCTGGTGGAGTAAGGGTAGCAG cTCTTGCCGCACGTGCAGAGAGAGAGGAACTTCCAGTGCCCGCTATGGAGCCACAGCCCACAGCATGGGGAAGTCCCCATCCAGAGGCAGTGCTGCAGCTAGAGGTAGCTCCAGAGTCCTCCGGGCCCTGCACCGATACAGCCAAAGACCAGCAAAGCGACAAGCTGCCAGACCTCATGCCACCTGCTGTAGCCACTGGGCTCAGCCCTGGAGCTGAGAGCATCGCTGGAGATAGACGTGGCAGAGAAGAGGTTGCGAGCATGGCCCCAGCCAGCAGCTCCCACGCTGCCCCTAGTCCTGGGCATGGAGCGAGCCTTGGTGTCAGAGACCAGGGTGTGCAGTCTGAGCTCCTCTACCTTACTAAAGAGAGGCCTCTTTTATTTACCAGAGCCACAGCCCTGCTGCCTCAGGACCTTTTCATTCTGCCGGTGCTGGGGCTGtctatctgcaagctggaggtGTTGAGAGCAGGAAAAGGAGGCTGTGAGGAAGGGTTCGGGCAGCTCCTCCTGCTCTCAGAGGtggcctcctcctccaggcatGGAGGTCTGTCCACTACTGGGCTTCTGGGCTATTTGCCCCTGATTTGCTCCCTGGTACGGGCTCTTCTTAACAGGCAGGCAAGGGGTGCGGGGACCAGGTGA
- the EVPLL gene encoding envoplakin-like protein, whose protein sequence is MQASADQVERDILETQKRLQQDRLNSEQSQALQHQQETGSSLKEAEVLLKDLFLDVDKARRLKHPQAEETEKDIEQLHERVTQECAEYCALYEKMVLPPRRGIQGRLGTRAGAETEAGLRRPVWAGHGGAGGTDRGAQHRAEGDQRPRRAAAEPGGAGCRHHPEPIPRPTEGGVVARAEPGQPVHALQGCTWQLSALAEQQRRILQQDWSDLMADPAGVRREYEHFKQHELLSQEQSVNQLEEDGKRMVELRHPAVGPIQAHQEALKMEWQNFLNLCICQETQLQHVEDYSRILCPSSSPH, encoded by the exons ATGCAAGCCAGCGCCGACCAGGTGGAGCGGGACATCCTGGAGACGCAGAAGAGGCTGCAGCAG GACCGGCTGAACAGTGAGCAGAGCCAGGCCCTGCAGCACCAGCAGGAGACGGGCAGCAGCCTGAAGGAGGCCGAGGTGCTGCTCAAGGACCTCTTCCTGGACGTGGACAAGGCCCGGCGGCTCAAGCACCCGCAGGCtgaggagactgagaagga CATCGAGCAGCTGCACGAGCGGGTGACCCAGGAGTGTGCGGAGTACTGTGCCCTGTACGAGAAGATGGTGCTGCCGCCCCGACGTGGGATCCAAGGTCGACTGGGCACACGTGCTGGAGCAGAAACAG AAGCTGGTCTGCGCAGGCCAGTATGGGCCGGGCATGGCGGAGCTGGAGGAACAGATCGCGGAGCTCAACATCGTGCAGAAGGAGATCAACGACCAAGGAGAGCAGCTGCGGAGCCTGGTGGGGCCG GATGCCGCCACCATCCGGAGCCAATACCGAGACCTACTG AGGGCGGCGTCGTGGCGCGGGCAGAGCCTGGGCAGCCTGTACACGCACTGCAGGGCTGCACGTGGCAGCTGAGCGCCCTGGCGGAGCAGCAGCGCCGCATCCTGCAGCAGGACTGGAGCGACCTCATGGCCGACCCTGCGGGCGTGCGGCGGGAATACGAG CACTTCAAGCAGCACGAGCTGCTGAGCCAGGAGCAGAGCGTAAACCAGCTGGAGGAGGACGGCAAGCGCATGGTGGAGCTGCGGCACCCCGCGGTGGGGCCCATCCAG GCCCACCAGGAGGCCCTGAAGATGGAGTGGCAGAACTTCCTGAACCTGTGCATCTGCCAGGAGACCCAGCTCCAGCACGTGGAGGACTACAGCCGG aTTCTGTGTCCATCTTCCTCTCCTCATTGA
- the EVPLL gene encoding envoplakin-like protein isoform X3, with product MQASADQVERDILETQKRLQQDRLNSEQSQALQHQQETGSSLKEAEVLLKDLFLDVDKARRLKHPQAEETEKDIEQLHERVTQECAEYCALYEKMVLPPRRGIQGRLGTRAGAETEAGLRRPVWAGHGGAGGTDRGAQHRAEGDQRPRRAAAEPGGAGCRHHPEPIPRPTEGGVVARAEPGQPVHALQGCTWQLSALAEQQRRILQQDWSDLMADPAGVRREYEHFKQHELLSQEQSVNQLEEDGKRMVELRHPAVGPIQAHQEALKMEWQNFLNLCICQETQLQHVEDYSR from the exons ATGCAAGCCAGCGCCGACCAGGTGGAGCGGGACATCCTGGAGACGCAGAAGAGGCTGCAGCAG GACCGGCTGAACAGTGAGCAGAGCCAGGCCCTGCAGCACCAGCAGGAGACGGGCAGCAGCCTGAAGGAGGCCGAGGTGCTGCTCAAGGACCTCTTCCTGGACGTGGACAAGGCCCGGCGGCTCAAGCACCCGCAGGCtgaggagactgagaagga CATCGAGCAGCTGCACGAGCGGGTGACCCAGGAGTGTGCGGAGTACTGTGCCCTGTACGAGAAGATGGTGCTGCCGCCCCGACGTGGGATCCAAGGTCGACTGGGCACACGTGCTGGAGCAGAAACAG AAGCTGGTCTGCGCAGGCCAGTATGGGCCGGGCATGGCGGAGCTGGAGGAACAGATCGCGGAGCTCAACATCGTGCAGAAGGAGATCAACGACCAAGGAGAGCAGCTGCGGAGCCTGGTGGGGCCG GATGCCGCCACCATCCGGAGCCAATACCGAGACCTACTG AGGGCGGCGTCGTGGCGCGGGCAGAGCCTGGGCAGCCTGTACACGCACTGCAGGGCTGCACGTGGCAGCTGAGCGCCCTGGCGGAGCAGCAGCGCCGCATCCTGCAGCAGGACTGGAGCGACCTCATGGCCGACCCTGCGGGCGTGCGGCGGGAATACGAG CACTTCAAGCAGCACGAGCTGCTGAGCCAGGAGCAGAGCGTAAACCAGCTGGAGGAGGACGGCAAGCGCATGGTGGAGCTGCGGCACCCCGCGGTGGGGCCCATCCAG GCCCACCAGGAGGCCCTGAAGATGGAGTGGCAGAACTTCCTGAACCTGTGCATCTGCCAGGAGACCCAGCTCCAGCACGTGGAGGACTACAGCCGG tag
- the EVPLL gene encoding envoplakin-like protein isoform X4, producing MQASADQVERDILETQKRLQQDRLNSEQSQALQHQQETGSSLKEAEVLLKDLFLDVDKARRLKHPQAEETEKDIEQLHERVTQECAEYCALYEKMVLPPRRGIQGRLGTRAGAETEAGLRRPVWAGHGGAGGTDRGAQHRAEGDQRPRRAAAEPGGAGCRHHPEPIPRPTEGGVVARAEPGQPVHALQGCTWQLSALAEQQRRILQQDWSDLMADPAGVRREYEHFKQHELLSQEQSVNQLEEDGKRMVELRHPAVGPIQILCPSSSPH from the exons ATGCAAGCCAGCGCCGACCAGGTGGAGCGGGACATCCTGGAGACGCAGAAGAGGCTGCAGCAG GACCGGCTGAACAGTGAGCAGAGCCAGGCCCTGCAGCACCAGCAGGAGACGGGCAGCAGCCTGAAGGAGGCCGAGGTGCTGCTCAAGGACCTCTTCCTGGACGTGGACAAGGCCCGGCGGCTCAAGCACCCGCAGGCtgaggagactgagaagga CATCGAGCAGCTGCACGAGCGGGTGACCCAGGAGTGTGCGGAGTACTGTGCCCTGTACGAGAAGATGGTGCTGCCGCCCCGACGTGGGATCCAAGGTCGACTGGGCACACGTGCTGGAGCAGAAACAG AAGCTGGTCTGCGCAGGCCAGTATGGGCCGGGCATGGCGGAGCTGGAGGAACAGATCGCGGAGCTCAACATCGTGCAGAAGGAGATCAACGACCAAGGAGAGCAGCTGCGGAGCCTGGTGGGGCCG GATGCCGCCACCATCCGGAGCCAATACCGAGACCTACTG AGGGCGGCGTCGTGGCGCGGGCAGAGCCTGGGCAGCCTGTACACGCACTGCAGGGCTGCACGTGGCAGCTGAGCGCCCTGGCGGAGCAGCAGCGCCGCATCCTGCAGCAGGACTGGAGCGACCTCATGGCCGACCCTGCGGGCGTGCGGCGGGAATACGAG CACTTCAAGCAGCACGAGCTGCTGAGCCAGGAGCAGAGCGTAAACCAGCTGGAGGAGGACGGCAAGCGCATGGTGGAGCTGCGGCACCCCGCGGTGGGGCCCATCCAG aTTCTGTGTCCATCTTCCTCTCCTCATTGA